In one window of Echeneis naucrates chromosome 17, fEcheNa1.1, whole genome shotgun sequence DNA:
- the LOC115058002 gene encoding E3 ubiquitin/ISG15 ligase TRIM25-like, with the protein MEDGEKTLLEQMLLCTVCRDVFKDPRQLPCGHSICMACLESLLNHSSESPLRCPDCRSYFEPIIRIQKCYTLANITENFREIKRKMEEQTKTVHCDFCPGKETLAIKTCLKCEVSMCEEHVKDHQELPVFMGHPLVWSLGDLQERKCPQHEDAVLRYYCNMSRRYICNMCALERKQHNLANESSTVLRRQLTDYMDQHLTVLQNQIKESTDSVRKLREGIEHEKQKVNPGHSSLNSVTVMLLCLWFIALYYAYNYAVENQTLSEALDRQQNRVHHIYSTIAELLTEHLTGSHILPEQEDTGMLTFAVNTASPFLGVAADLQTVERVKVKLDYPKSISRFDEAPQVLSTRCFSSGTHTWEVKAEGYWDIAVSYKSIPRKNRYTSAFGNNPVSWSLTHNSEGKLSAYHNGEKIELTGSLPSSQIEVRVDFEMGDITFSAVEATVTLLHMFKVKLTQPACLGVGLYHVDPPSRVSIVKAS; encoded by the exons AtggaagatggagagaaaaccCTACTTGAGCAAATGTTACTGTGCACAGTGTGCCGAGACGTCTTCAAGGACCCTCGACAGCTGCCCTGTGGTCACAGCATTTGTATGGCCTGTTTGGAGAGTTTGCTGAATCACTCCTCAGAAAGTCCATTGCGCTGCCCCGACTGTAGGTCTTACTTTGAACCGATTATTAGGATACAAAAGTGCTACACACTGGCTAACATCACAGAAAACTTCAGGGAGATCAAGAGGAAGATG gaGGAGCAGACCAAAACTGTGCACTGCGACTTCTGCCCAGGGAAAGAAACACTGGCCATAAAAACATGTCTGAAGTGTGAGGTGTCGATGTGCGAAGAGCACGTCAAGGACCACCAGGAGCTTCCAGTGTTCATGGGACAccctctggtctggtctctgggtGACCTCCAGGAGAGGAAATGTCCGCAGCACGAAGATGCCGTGCTTAGGTACTACTGCAACATGTCCAGGCGTTACATTTGCAACATGTGCGCCCTGGAGAGAAAGCAGCACAACCTTGCCAATGAGTCCTCAACAGTCCTGCGGAGACAGCTGACT GACTACATGGACCAGCACTTAACAGTGCTCCAGAACCAAATCAAAGAATCTACTGATTCTGTACGAAAACTGAGAGAAGGCATCGAACATGAG aaacaaaaagtgaacCCTGGTCACTCGAGCCTTaacagtgtgacagtgatgtTGCTCTGTCTGTGGTTCATAGCTCTATATTATG CATACAACTACGCTGTAGAAAACCAGACACTATCAGAAGCTTTGGACAGGCAGCAGAATCGTGTGCATCACATCTATTCCACCATTGCAG AACTCTTGACTGAGCATCTGACAGGGAGCCACATACTTCCAGAACAAGAAGACACAG GAATGCTCACGTTTGCTGTGAACACTGCCAGTCCTTTCCTTGGAGTCGCTGCTGACCTTCAAACGGTGGAGAGAGTCAAAGTCAAGCTGGATTATCCCAAAAGTATCAGCCGCTTTGATGAAGCCCCACAGGTTCTCTCCACCAGGTGCTTCTCCTCTGGCACCCACACCTGGGAGGTGAAGGCTGAGGGGTACTGGGACATTGCTGTCTCCTACAAGAGCATCCCACGCAAGAACAGGTACACCAGCGCCTTTGGAAACAACCCGGTGTCATGGAGTCTAACACACAACAGTGAGGGCAAACTGTCTGCTTACCATAATGGTGAAAAAATAGAACTGACTGGATCCCTGCCGAGCAGCCAGATAGAAGTCAGGGTTGATTTTGAGATGGGCGACATCACATTCAGTGCTGTGGAAGCCACTGTCACCCTGCTGCACATGTTCAAGGTTAAGCTGACTCAGCCAGCATGTCTTGGTGTGGGTCTTTACCATGTGGATCCACCCAGCAGAGTCTCTATTGTAAAAGCTTCCTGA
- the LOC115058088 gene encoding zinc finger protein 880 — MSAGVVNLQAQVESVLGALVRTATVELTKLFESRYQASAVDVAVGRSREGGGNETQKDKPDGLATVETKRSVGVQVDEDIFPMLELLGPPLFSPSQDGGSLGELEGSLIPSTVLQAEDNGPVDPEWPSLKDQLGADDMFELNILEAETPTDSDDQAEVVLHVCAETWADALKDGSAPSSPTSQKPLIIQPDISGSACEEKVKFVCPLILKPESPSPNCKNLKKPLQVEPQQACVSTTYSPSSSDGAMTHFQPGVWERITMPDERKNDLQMKLKLTTQDPKLLRPCAVALVNVLTVPDSEIKLQGCDVKCKNGLYLPKDLRQHQGLHTGHRLCCFTPCGNGIWRLKSVVAHSRDGYACQICGKIFKHRKVLRRHARFHTGEKPYSCSVCSKAFALRKSLRRHVRFHTGEKPHMCTQCGKSFRLRDNLKAHLRIHSGEKPFSCTSCGKVFRIMKNLEKHNLSLCGSFVPSFRILAGL, encoded by the exons ATGTCTGCGGGTGTCGTGAACCTCCAGGCGCAGGTGGAGTCGGTGCTGGGAGCGCTCGTCCGGACGGCCACGGTGGAGCTGACCAAACTGTTCGAGAGCAGGTACCAAGCCTCGGCTGTGGATGTGGCCGTGGGCCGCAGTCGGGAAGGTGGAGGAAACGAAACCCAAAAAGACAAACCAGATGGTTTAGCAACAGTGGAAACCAAACGCAGCGTCGGTGTGCAGGTGGATGAGGATATTTTCCCCATGTTAGAGCTTCTCG GCCCCCCCCTCTTCTCACCCTCACAAGATGGGGGTAGTCTTGGGGAGTTGGAGGGGAGTCTCATTCCATCCACAGTCCTCCAGGCTGAAGATAATGGCCCTGTTGACCCAGAGTGGCCTTCTCTGAAAGACCAG CTCGGGGCTGATGACATGTTTGAGTTAAACATCCTTGAAGCAGAGACTCCAACTGATAGTGATGACCAAGCAGAAGTTGTTTTGCATG TCTGTGCAGAGACGTGGGCAGACGCATTAAAGGATGGATCTGCACCGAGCTCTCCAACCAGTCAAAAACCTCTTATAATCCAGCCAGACATAAGTGGGTCCGCCTGTGAGGAGAAGGTGAAATTTGTTTGCCCGTTGATCCTTAAACCAGAGTCACCATCTCCTAACTGTAAGAATTTAAAGAAGCCTCTTCAAGTAGAGCCTCAGCAAGCCTGTGTTAGCACCACTTACAGTCCGTCCTCATCTGATGGAGCCATGACTCATTTTCAGCCTGGAGTATGGGAAAGGATCACCATGCCAGACGAGAGAAAGAATGATCTccaaatgaaactaaaactTACCACTCAAGATCCAAAGCTGCTTCGTCCTTGTGCAGTGGCACTGGTAAATGTGCTCACAGTGCCAGATTCAGAGATTAAACTTCAGGGTTGCGATGTAAAGTGCAAAAATGGTTTATATCTCCCAAAAGACCTCCGTCAACACCAAGGTCTTCACACAGGCCATCGCCTTTGCTGCTTTACACCATGTGGAAACGGAATTTGGCGTCTGAAAAGTGTCGTCGCCCACTCGCGTGATGGATATGCTTGCCAGATCTGTGGAAAAATATTCAAGCACAGAAAGGTTCTCAGGCGGCATGCACGGTTCCACACTGGAGAAAAACCATACTCGTGTTCAGTCTGCTCCAAGGCGTTTGCACTGCGGAAGAGCCTACGCAGACACGTGAGATTCCACACAGGGGAGAAgccacacatgtgcacacaatgTGGCAAAAGCTTCCGTCTACGAGATAACCTGAAAGCACACTTGAGGATTCACTCTGGAGAAAAGCCGTTCAGCTGTACTTCATGCGGGAAGGTTTTCAGGATCATGAAGAATCTGGAGAAACACAACCTGAGCCTGTGTGGATCTTTTGTACCTTCATTCCGAATACTTGCCGGTCTCTAG
- the LOC115057515 gene encoding calsequestrin-1-like, with amino-acid sequence MKWTWVLVAVLLSFGGLSLAKECLDFPEYDGKDRVHDLNIKNYKSVMKKYDVMVVYYHDHPGSSRVAQKQFEIEELALELVAQVLDEFDDEDIGVGLIDAKHDKVVAKKLGLDESDSIFIFTDDEVIEYDGELAADTIVEFIYDVLEDPVEIIDSSMELKGFKHLKEDIKLVGYFKSHKSEHFEAFADAAEEFHPHIRFFATFSPKLAKALDLKLNEVDFYEPFLDDPVVIPGKPYTEKELVKFIEDNDRPTLRKLQPHNMYEIWDDDVNGEHIIAFAEESDPDGFEFLEVLKQVAEDNTDHPELSIVWIDPDDFPLMVPHWEKVFDIDLSSPQIGVVDADDTDSVWMDMDDDDDMPSADELEDWIEDVLSGEIDPDDDDDDDDDDDDDDDDDDDDDDDDDDDDDDDDDDDDDDDDDDDDDDDDDDDDDDDDDDDDDDDDDDEDDDDDDDDY; translated from the exons ATGAAGTGGACCTGGGTGCTTGTGGCAGTTTTGCTGTCCTTTGGGGGGCTTTCATTGGCCAAGGAGTGCTTGGACTTCCCAGAGTATGATGGCAAGGACCGTGTTCACGACCTCAACATCAAGAATTACAAGTCTGTGATGAAGAAGTACGATGTCATGGTGGTGTACTACCATGACCATCCTGGATCCAGCCGCGTCGCCcagaaacagtttgaaattGAGGAGTTGGCCCTTGAG CTTGTAGCCCAGGTCCTGGATGAGTTTGATGATGAGGATATTGGAGTCGGTCTCATTGATGCAAAGCATGACAAGGTTGTTGCAAAGAAATTAG GCCTTGATGAGTCCGACAGCATCTTCATCTTCACAGATGATGAGGTCATAGAGTATGATGGCGAGCTTGCGGCAGACACCATTGTGGAGTTCATCTATGAT GTTCTTGAAGACCCAGTGGAAATCATTGACAGTAGTATGGAACTGAAAGGCTTCAAACACCTCAAAGAGGACATCAAACTGGTGGGCTACTTTAAGAGTCACAAGTCAGAAC ATTTCGAGGCTTTTGCCGATGCTGCAGAAGAGTTCCACCCTCACATAAGGTTCTTTGCCACATTCAGTCCCAAG CTTGCCAAGGCTCTGGACCTGAAGCTTAATGAGGTTGACTTCTATGAACCCTTCTTGGATGATCCAGTGGTCATTCCTGGAAAGCCCTACACTGAGAAAGAGCTGGTGAAATTCATTGAAGATAATGACAG ACCAACACTGAGAAAGCTGCAACCACACAACATGTATGAGATCTGG GATGATGATGTTAATGGTGAACACATCATTGCTTTCGCAGAGGAATCTGACCCAG ATGGTTTTGAGTTCCTGGAGGTGCTGAAGCAAGTTGCAGAGGATAACACAGACCACCCCGAGCTTAGTATTGTCTGGATTGACCCTGATGACTTCCCCCTG ATGGTGCCACACTGGGAGAAGGTGTTTGACATTGACCTGTCCTCCCCGCAGATTGGTGTTGTTGATGCCGATGAT ACTGACAGTGTCTGGATGGACATGGACGATGATGACGACATGCCATCTGCAGACGAGCTGGAGGACTGGATTGAAGATGTTCTGTCAGGTGAAATTgatcctgatgatgatgatgatgatgatgacgacgatgatgatgatgatgatgacgatgacgatgatgatgatgacgacgatgacgatgatgatgacgacgatgacgacgatgacgatgatgatgacgatgatgatgacgatgacgatgatgacgacgacgatgatgacgacgacgacgacgacgacgacgatgatgatgatgatgaggacgatgatgatgacgatgatgattaTTAA
- the selenoj gene encoding selenoprotein J — protein MASALANRAMGAIVGSAVGDAAAQPLHWVYDLKKLQGILAQDPNPEFRSESANPFYRRQTGQQSCYGDQAYVLLESLSECGGLNVDDLRQRTLKFFGPGSEYDTPVNDPYREKGGPRPQLPIEGPWRHGSLKSFLKNVDAGKEETGCENDCQIDGIAKLAPVVAFYAGKPEMLEKVEQATRVTQNNDVCVAETLAAARFLEHFILNGADPKALDTVLDKLSDKHRQHPQDLDKAVIGHIHQVKENLSRTPQELIPTMFPNTUGLPGAFQAALHGVLTAKQYEQAIRDTMSCGGCTCSRGSFIGACLGAQVGLEGIPSSWTSKTLRYDSVMAHAKKITKHLQ, from the exons ATGGCCTCAGCTCTGGCCAACAGAGCAATGGGAGCCATCGTTGGATCAGCAGTGGGAGATGCAGcag CACAGCCCCTCCACTGGGTGTATGACCTAAAGAAACTGCAGGGGATTCTGGCTCAGGATCCAAACCCTGAATTCCGCTCTGAGTCCGCCAACCCATTCTACAGGAGGCAGACGGGCCAGCAGAGCTGCTATGGGGACCAGGCGTATGTTCTGCTGGAGTCCCTGTCAGAATGTGGCG GTCTGAATGTTGATGATTTGAGACAGCGCACACTAAAATTCTTCGGCCCTGGGTCAGAGTATGACACTCCAGTCAATGATCCTTATAGAGAGAAAGGAG GGCCAAGACCACAGCTGCCCATCGAGGGGCCATGGAGACATGGAAGTTTAAAGAGCTTCCTGAAGAATGTGGATGCAGGCAAAGAGGAGACAG GATGTGAGAATGACTGCCAGATTGATGGAATAGCCAAACTGGCTCCCGTAGTGGCTTTTTATGCAGGAAAGCCTGAGATGCTGGAGAAAGTTGAACAGGCTACACGTGTGACCCAGAACAATGATGTATGTGTGGCAGAGACTCTGGCTGCAGCAAg ATTTTTGGAGCATTTCATCCTGAATGGTGCAGATCCAAAAGCCCTGGACACAGTGCTTGATAAGCTTagtgacaaacacagacagcaccCCCAGGACTTGGACAAAGCAGTTATTG gGCACATTCATCAGGTGAAGGAGAATCTTTCCAGGACTCCACAGGAACTAATCCCCACTATGTTTCCAAACACCTGAG GTTTGCCAGGTGCGTTCCAAGCAGCACTGCATGGAGTCCTGACAGCCAAGCAGTATGAGCAGGCAATCAGAGATACCATGAGCTGTGGGGGATGCACCTGCAGTCGAGGTTCCTTCATTGGGGCTTGTCTTGGAGCTCAG GTTGGATTGGAAGGAATTCCATCTTCCTGGACATCCAAAACTCTACGATATGACTCAGTGATGGCACATGCAAAGAAGATAACCAAACACCTCCAGTAG
- the eif2b5 gene encoding translation initiation factor eIF2B subunit epsilon yields MAGKGGKQNRPGGGLSGRKGAGEQEEEEQPLQAVLVADSFNRRFFPVTKDQPRALLPLGNVAMIDYTLEFLTSTGVQETFVFCCWMASKIKDHLLKSKWCRPTSPNTVHIITSDLYRSLGDVLRDVDAKNLVRSDFVLVYGDVVSNVDISQALQEHRHRRKMEKNVSVMTMIFKESSPGHRSRCEEDDVIVAMDSKSQRILHYQKTQGLRKLQFPMNIFHSGSDEFEIRHDLLDCHISICSPQVAELFTDNFDYQTRNDFVRGILVNEEILGNQIHMHITKDGYGVRVSNLLMYDSVSSDLVRRWVYPLTPEANFTDQEGRSCTYSRHNVYRGSGVSLCHGSQMEENVLIGSDTSIGANCHISNSVIGNSCTIGDNVFLNHAYIWNNVHIASNVVISQSVVCDKADVKEGVRLNKQCVLAYNVVIGPHISLPEGTVVSMHHPEEEEDDDDDEFLSDDADVGQCKDKTKQKVFKPAEVGSEGKGYIWKANSLNDTEDEELSHCLWGLVLNPDPESESEDSEPDDSDDPVIPSPEMDDVKVFQMEVLGTLQRGLEENISCDNLVLEINSLKYAYNISLKEVMQILTRVVLEYPFQQQGSQLTAPQYVVVLLPLLKKWSPVFKNYVKRAQDHLDCLSAFEEHFLEQENHWAAMVKVLMNMYELEILEEEMILRWFSKGATTDKSRQLRKNQGLQKFIQWLEEAEESSEED; encoded by the exons atggCCGGCAAAGGTGGAAAACAGAATCGTCCTGGTGGCGGACTTTCGGGGAGAAAGGGTGCAGgggagcaagaggaggaggagcagccgCTGCAGGCAGTTTTAGTCGCTGACAGCTTCAACCGGAGGTTTTTCCCGGTGACCAAAGACCAGCCGCGG GCTTTGCTGCCGCTGGGAAATGTTGCCATGATCGACTACACACTGGAGTTCCTCACATCTACCGGAGTCCAGGAAACATTCGTCTTCTGCTGCTGGATGGCCAGTAAGATCAAGGACCACTTACT AAAGTCAAAGTGGTGTCGGCCCACCTCTCCCAACACAGTCCACATCATCACCTCTGACCTGTACCGCTCTCTGGGGGATGTGCTCAGGGATGTTGATGCGAAGAACCTTGTCCGCTCAGACTTTGTTTTGGTATATGGGGACGTGGTATCAAATGTTGATATCAGCCAGGCACTGCAAGAGCACAG GCATCGTCGGAAGATGGAGAAGAACGTATCAGTGATGACGATGATCTTTAAAGAGTCATCACCAGGTCACAGGTCTCGCTGTGAGGaagatgatgtcattgttgcTATGGACAGCAAGAGCCAGCGTATTTTACATTACCAGAAGACACAGGGGCTGAGAAAGCTACAGTTTCCCATG AACATTTTTCACAGTGGAAGTGATGAGTTTGAAATCAGACATGACCTCCTTGACTGTCACATCAGTATCTGCTCCCCTCAG gTAGCTGAACTCTTCACAGACAACTTTGACTACCAAACGAGGAACGACTTTGTCAGAGGGATATTGGTTAATGAAGAG ATCCTGGGAAAccaaatacacatgcacatcacCAAGGATGGCTACGGTGTCCGAGTGTCTAACCTGCTCATGTATGATTCGGTGTCATCAGACCTTGTGCGGAGGTGGGTCTATCCTCTCACTCCTGAAGCTAACTTCACAGACCAGGAAGGAAGGAGCTGCACTTATTCTCGCCACAATGTGTACCGAGGATCTGGGGTCAGCCTATGCCACGGGAGCCAAATGGAGGAGAACGTTCTTATTGGCTCTGACACCAGCATTGGTGCAAACTGCCACATTTCCAACAGTGTCATTGGTAACAGTTGTACTATAG GTGACAATGTATTCCTGAACCATGCCTACATCTGGAATAATGTTCATATTGCCAGTAATGTGGTAATTAGCCAGTCTGTCGTCTGTGACAAGGCTGATGTCAAAGAGGGTGTAAGGCTAAATAAACAGTGTGTCCTGGCATATAAT GTGGTGATTGGACCACACATTTCCTTACCTGAGGGCACAGTGGTGTCAATGCACCacccggaggaggaggaagacgacgatgatgatgaattcCTCAGTGATGATGCTGACGTTGGTCAGTGTAAagacaaaaccaaacagaaag ttTTCAAACCAGCAGAGGTTGGATCAGAGGGAAAAGGCTACATTTGGAAGGCCAATAGCCTCAATGATACAGAGGACGAGGAGCTGTCACATTGTCTCTGGG GTCTGGTGTTGAACCCTGACCCTGAGAGTGAAAGCGAGGACAGCGAACCTGATGACTCAGACGACCCAGTGATCCCCTCCCCTGAGATGGATGATGTTAAAG TCTTCCAGATGGAGGTGTTGGGGACTTTGCAGAGGGGCTTGGAAGAAAACATCAGCTGTGACAATCTTGTACTGGAGATCAACTCTTTAAA ATACGCCTACAACATCAGCCTGAAGGAAGTGATGCAGATTTTAACCAGAGTGGTTCTGGAGTACCCTTTTCAGCAGCAAGGCTCTCAACTCACTGCACCTCAATATGTCGTCGTGCTCCTGCCG TTATTGAAGAAATGGTCGCCAGTTTTTAAGAACTATGTGAAGAGAGCACAAGACCATCTggactgtctgtctgcctttgaAGAGCATTTTCTGGAGCAGGAGAACCACTGGGCTGCCATGGTGAAG GTCCTGATGAACATGTACGAGCTGGAGatcctggaggaggagatgataTTGCGCTGGTTCTCCAAAGGGGCAACCACTGACAAGAGCAGACAGCTCCGCAAGAACCAGGGG CTTCAGAAGTTCATCCAGTGGCTAGAAGAGGCTGAGGAGTCTTCAGAGGAGGACTGA
- the mul3 gene encoding mitochondrial ubiquitin ligase activator of nfkb 1-A, whose translation MSDLPVNPLILIGVGSSFAFSGLFYHLYQEKKTELKKLKEIPVFKPDQQLLRVLKATPYKRLQYVAVEGLVQADGEPLASKFVPQCFGVVQKRAVEEHWKYWNNLTRTWNSRTMNKNETCSSVPFSLVSPGAYITDSYVKVQNPLEASGYYLERVYHKTKYAKGNVTNLALQFISGEKPVAMEESEEMLRVGSTLTGFGEVVLEGGQVMRLQAPLDGRKYILVPSDHKSFIDRHESSASMWKTLTAVTGLTGASLLAGLIYSFVGEKDGRSKSA comes from the exons atGAGCGACCTCCCTGTGAACCCGCTGATTTTGATCGGTGTCGGGTCGAGCTTTGCCTTCTCTGGCCTGTTTTATCATCTGTACCAAGAAAAGAAGACAGAGCTGAAAAAGCTGAAG GAGATCCCCGTTTTCAAACCAGACCAGCAACTGCTCCGAGTCCTGAAAGCAACGCCCTACAAAAGACTGCAGTATGTTGCTGTTGAAG GTCTGGTCCAGGCAGACGGGGAACCTCTGGCCAGCAAGTTTGTCCCTCAATGTTTTGGTGTAGTTCAGAAGAGAGCCGTGGAGGAACACTGGAAATACTGGAACAACCTCACCAGGACATG GAATTCTCGGACAATGAACAAGAACGAGACCTGCAGCTCAGTGCCCTTCAGCCTGGTCAGTCCCGGGGCCTACATCACTGACTCATATGTCAAGGTGCAGAACCCTCTGGAGGCCTCTGGGTACTACCTGGAGAGGGTTTACCACAAAACTAAATATGCTAAGGGTAACGTGACGAACCTGGCACTGCAATTCATCAGTGGGGAGAAACCTGTGGCGATGGAGGAGAGCGAGGAGATGCTGCGAGTGGGGAGCACCCTGACCGGATTTGGGGAGGTGGTGCTGGAGGGAGGTCAGGTGATGAGACTTCAGGCGCCACTGGATGGCCGCAAATACATCCTGGTGCCCTCTGATCACAAAAGCTTCATAGACAGACATGAGAGCTCAGCCAGCATGTGGAAGACGCTGACCGCTGTCACTGGCCTCACCGGGGCTTCTCTTCTAGCCGGGCTCATTTACAGCTTTGTGGGAGAAAAGGACGGCAGGTCTAAGTCCGCTTGA